One Spirochaetaceae bacterium genomic window carries:
- a CDS encoding sulfatase-like hydrolase/transferase, which produces MASTSTRPNILFVFADDWGWGDLGCYGHRHLRTPHLDRLAAEGTLFSQFYVCSGVCSPSRAAVMTGRFPARFGIHGHFATHERNAARGMPNWLDPSATTVTGLFQNAGYRVGHFGKWHLGNGTGAPPPTAYGIDLFDEPDCPIVYTDPSHTGTRATSSREIVDQAIGFLEQPGRTGAAADPFFLNLWLYDTHASLDPNEEQLERYVDYMPLHVPHAGATAIYYATMTEADLQIGRLLAKLDELGLADDTVVIFSADNGPEDMEIRNASHSGVGSAGPFRGRKRSLYEGGVRVPFILRWPGNTPAGVVNNATPLCAVDLLPTWCELAGVDVPSDAGLDGESMAAAFRGEPRPRSTPLLWEWRFHIYGHVLHRSPMLAIRHGDWKLLRNPAGDRVELYRIPNDPSELNNRAETEPEVVQHLSALAREWQAGLPAGPVSPDAGSNAYPWPGTDHNETALFS; this is translated from the coding sequence ATGGCATCGACATCGACACGCCCCAACATCCTGTTCGTGTTTGCCGACGACTGGGGCTGGGGTGACCTGGGCTGCTACGGCCATCGCCACCTCAGGACCCCCCATCTCGACCGGCTCGCCGCCGAGGGCACGCTGTTCTCGCAGTTCTACGTCTGCTCGGGTGTGTGTTCGCCGAGCCGGGCGGCGGTAATGACTGGCCGGTTCCCGGCCCGCTTCGGAATCCACGGTCACTTCGCGACCCACGAGCGCAATGCTGCCCGCGGCATGCCCAACTGGCTCGATCCGTCCGCGACTACCGTTACCGGGCTGTTCCAGAACGCGGGCTACCGCGTCGGGCACTTCGGCAAGTGGCACCTGGGGAACGGCACCGGTGCGCCGCCGCCGACGGCGTACGGGATAGACCTGTTCGACGAGCCGGATTGTCCCATCGTGTATACCGACCCGTCTCACACCGGTACACGCGCAACGTCCTCACGGGAGATCGTCGACCAGGCGATCGGGTTCCTCGAACAACCAGGGCGCACCGGCGCCGCCGCGGATCCGTTCTTCCTCAACCTTTGGCTCTACGATACCCACGCATCGCTCGACCCCAACGAGGAGCAGTTGGAGCGCTATGTCGACTACATGCCGCTGCACGTACCCCACGCGGGAGCCACCGCGATCTACTATGCCACCATGACCGAGGCCGACCTGCAGATCGGCCGCCTGCTGGCCAAGCTGGACGAGCTGGGTTTGGCCGACGACACCGTGGTCATCTTTTCCGCCGACAATGGCCCCGAGGACATGGAAATTCGCAACGCGTCACACAGCGGCGTCGGCAGCGCCGGCCCGTTCCGGGGCCGCAAGCGGTCGCTCTACGAAGGCGGCGTGCGCGTCCCGTTCATCCTGCGCTGGCCCGGCAACACGCCGGCGGGGGTGGTGAACAATGCCACGCCGCTGTGCGCCGTCGACCTGCTCCCCACCTGGTGCGAGCTGGCGGGAGTGGATGTGCCGTCGGATGCCGGGCTGGACGGAGAGTCGATGGCGGCGGCCTTCCGCGGTGAGCCGCGCCCTCGCTCCACGCCGCTGCTGTGGGAGTGGCGCTTCCACATCTACGGCCACGTCCTGCACCGCAGCCCCATGCTGGCGATACGGCACGGCGATTGGAAGCTGCTGCGCAACCCGGCTGGTGACCGGGTGGAGCTCTACCGCATCCCGAATGATCCCTCCGAGCTCAACAACCGCGCCGAGACCGAGCCCGAGGTGGTGCAGCACCTCAGCGCGCTGGCGCGCGAGTGGCAGGCCGGCCTCCCGGCGGGGCCGGTTTCACCAGATGCCGGCTCCAACGCCTACCCGTGGCCCGGCACCGATCACAACGAAACCGCTCTGTTCAGTTGA
- a CDS encoding SUMF1/EgtB/PvdO family nonheme iron enzyme gives MRRVDAGSFLMGNDRPLPDALLAPSCFRDGDFDEVPVHRVTITKPFYLAECQVTNAQYEMFDPAHRELRGKLGFSRADDEAVVFVSWHDAAAYCRWLSEREGAEFRLPTEAEWEYACRAGSSTPFWSGDELPPGVAKNQRRTWFPDPSRSTGDNVVPLHVGRTPPNPWGLCDMHGNVEEWCLDWYGPYLERDASDPVGAPEGDFRVTRGGSHSTETYYLRSANRAAALPEERNWLIGFRVVCADYPVPPRPARKAPVELHGCNVLQTTSPAGPSRTDEAPLFRGPVRYVHIPPRSYGPLFSTHNHDPAICQCPNGDLLAIWYTCVEEPGRELGILASRLRAGTDSWEPASVFWDAPDRNDHAPALLCDGGRMYHFNGMSAAATWGPLRTILRTSDDSGATWSRARFISGEHGPRQMPIASAFTLRDGTLVLPCDAVSSGHGGTALWMSADGGETWRDAGGTIAGIHASAVELADGRLLAFGRGDEVDGTLAMSVSADRGKTWQYSASPFPPIGGSQRLVLKRVRGTCHAGTDPILLISFANAPADADDAFTVEEAGGRRGVSGMYCALSFDDGETWPFRRPVSDAGPDRVIEAMDGIPCLMGPRHAEVNGYLTACQSADGHLQLISSSNHYSFNLPWLVER, from the coding sequence ATGAGGCGCGTTGATGCTGGTTCGTTCCTGATGGGGAACGACCGCCCGTTGCCCGACGCGCTCCTGGCACCCTCCTGCTTCCGTGACGGCGATTTCGACGAGGTGCCCGTGCACCGCGTAACCATCACCAAGCCGTTCTACCTGGCTGAGTGCCAAGTCACCAACGCACAGTACGAGATGTTCGACCCCGCGCACCGGGAACTGCGCGGCAAGCTGGGATTTTCGCGCGCTGACGACGAAGCGGTGGTGTTCGTGAGCTGGCATGACGCTGCCGCCTACTGTCGCTGGCTGTCCGAGCGCGAGGGCGCCGAGTTCCGCCTGCCCACCGAGGCGGAGTGGGAATACGCGTGCCGGGCCGGGTCATCGACACCGTTCTGGAGCGGAGATGAACTGCCGCCCGGGGTAGCCAAGAACCAGCGCCGCACCTGGTTTCCCGACCCGTCGCGCAGCACCGGCGACAACGTGGTCCCGCTGCACGTCGGCCGCACGCCCCCCAACCCGTGGGGCCTGTGCGACATGCACGGAAACGTCGAGGAGTGGTGCCTGGACTGGTACGGTCCGTACCTCGAGCGCGACGCGAGCGACCCGGTCGGCGCCCCCGAAGGCGATTTCCGGGTGACCCGCGGCGGCAGCCACTCGACCGAGACCTATTATCTCAGGTCTGCCAACCGTGCGGCGGCGCTGCCGGAAGAACGCAACTGGCTGATCGGGTTCCGGGTGGTGTGCGCGGACTACCCGGTGCCGCCGAGACCGGCTCGCAAGGCGCCGGTGGAGCTGCACGGCTGCAACGTGCTGCAGACTACCTCACCCGCCGGCCCGTCACGTACCGACGAGGCGCCGTTGTTCCGCGGGCCGGTCCGCTACGTGCACATTCCTCCCCGTTCCTACGGACCCCTGTTCAGCACGCACAATCACGATCCGGCGATCTGCCAATGTCCCAACGGCGACCTGCTGGCCATCTGGTACACCTGCGTCGAGGAACCCGGCCGCGAACTCGGCATTCTGGCCAGCCGTCTGCGCGCCGGAACCGACTCCTGGGAACCGGCGTCGGTGTTCTGGGACGCCCCCGACCGCAACGACCACGCGCCCGCCCTGCTGTGCGACGGAGGACGGATGTACCATTTCAACGGCATGTCGGCCGCCGCCACCTGGGGGCCGCTGCGCACCATCCTGCGCACCTCCGACGACAGCGGCGCCACCTGGAGCCGGGCCAGGTTCATCAGCGGCGAACACGGCCCGCGCCAGATGCCGATCGCGTCGGCGTTCACGCTGCGCGACGGAACCCTGGTGCTGCCGTGCGACGCGGTCAGCAGCGGCCACGGCGGTACCGCGCTATGGATGAGCGCCGACGGCGGCGAGACGTGGCGCGATGCCGGCGGCACCATCGCGGGCATCCACGCGTCGGCGGTGGAGCTCGCCGACGGCCGGCTGCTGGCCTTCGGGCGCGGCGACGAGGTGGACGGCACCCTGGCGATGAGCGTCTCCGCCGACCGCGGCAAGACGTGGCAGTACTCGGCCAGTCCGTTTCCCCCCATCGGCGGCTCGCAACGGCTGGTGCTCAAGCGCGTGCGCGGAACCTGCCACGCCGGCACGGATCCGATTTTGCTCATCTCCTTCGCCAACGCGCCGGCCGACGCCGACGACGCCTTCACCGTCGAGGAAGCCGGCGGCCGCCGGGGAGTTTCCGGCATGTACTGCGCGCTGTCCTTCGACGACGGCGAGACTTGGCCGTTCCGCCGCCCGGTCAGCGACGCCGGCCCCGACCGCGTCATCGAAGCGATGGACGGAATCCCATGCCTCATGGGCCCCCGGCACGCCGAGGTGAACGGCTATCTCACCGCCTGCCAGTCCGCCGACGGCCACCTCCAACTCATCAGCAGCAGCAACCACTACTCGTTCAACCTGCCCTGGCTCGTGGAACGATGA
- a CDS encoding Gfo/Idh/MocA family oxidoreductase → MKKKLALLGASHIHTPGFVDVLAARTDVSVVAVWDPDPAIAGKYAAKFQCLAAPEVASVLGMPDLDAVIVLSQTNRHEELVRQVAGAGKHCFVEKPLGMGLADARNMMRLLEAAGVIFHMGYFNRTIPAHRLLRRLIAEEAFGAIGRMRLVFGTPAAINGVFRSDWLWMTDPEQAGVGAFGDLGTHKLDLLLYLIGGTARLEAVTASFSRPLGRYPRGEECGEAILRFDNGTIATLAASWVDLVEPSSLLITGTKGHAVIRNAPGMPHNDWDNELFLLSDAVDGATGKEPWTDLPEALPRPLEQFIAAVVHGERDNLVSVREAAYSSYVMEMISQAAAERRWLPIDPAAL, encoded by the coding sequence ATGAAGAAAAAGCTAGCGTTGCTGGGGGCGAGTCACATCCACACACCCGGGTTCGTCGACGTGTTGGCCGCCCGCACCGACGTGTCGGTGGTGGCGGTCTGGGATCCCGATCCGGCCATCGCCGGCAAGTACGCTGCAAAGTTCCAATGCCTTGCGGCGCCCGAGGTGGCGTCGGTGCTCGGCATGCCGGACCTGGACGCGGTCATCGTGCTGTCGCAGACCAATCGCCACGAGGAACTGGTGCGGCAGGTCGCCGGTGCCGGGAAGCACTGCTTCGTCGAGAAGCCGCTGGGCATGGGACTGGCCGACGCCAGGAACATGATGCGGCTGCTGGAAGCCGCCGGGGTGATCTTCCACATGGGATACTTCAACCGCACCATCCCGGCGCACCGGTTGCTGAGGCGCCTGATCGCGGAGGAGGCGTTCGGCGCGATCGGCCGCATGCGGCTGGTATTCGGTACGCCGGCGGCGATCAACGGCGTATTCCGCTCCGACTGGCTGTGGATGACCGACCCCGAGCAGGCGGGCGTGGGAGCGTTCGGCGACCTGGGCACCCACAAGCTGGACCTGCTGCTGTACCTGATCGGCGGCACCGCCCGGCTGGAGGCGGTCACCGCCAGCTTCTCGCGCCCCCTCGGGCGCTACCCGCGGGGCGAAGAGTGCGGCGAGGCGATCCTGCGCTTCGACAACGGCACCATCGCCACGCTGGCCGCGAGTTGGGTGGACCTCGTGGAGCCGTCATCGCTGCTGATCACCGGGACGAAGGGCCACGCCGTGATCCGCAACGCGCCAGGCATGCCGCACAACGACTGGGACAACGAGCTGTTCCTGCTGAGCGACGCCGTCGACGGCGCCACCGGCAAGGAACCGTGGACCGACCTGCCGGAGGCACTGCCGCGGCCGCTGGAGCAGTTTATCGCCGCCGTCGTGCACGGCGAGCGGGACAACCTGGTGAGCGTGCGCGAGGCGGCGTACAGCAGCTACGTCATGGAGATGATCTCGCAGGCGGCGGCCGAACGGCGCTGGCTGCCGATCGACCCCGCGGCCCTGTAG
- a CDS encoding DUF433 domain-containing protein — MSEAGDGSVELGRVVSRNPEIHSGDLVFATTRVPVGTLVDYLKSDYSIEEFLRDFPTVERWQVESYLEISTDGVDKLRTLTVIE; from the coding sequence ATGAGTGAAGCGGGCGATGGTTCTGTAGAACTTGGCAGAGTGGTTTCTCGTAACCCCGAAATCCACAGCGGGGACTTGGTCTTCGCGACGACTCGCGTGCCTGTCGGAACGCTTGTCGACTATCTCAAGAGCGATTACTCCATTGAAGAGTTCCTGCGGGACTTTCCCACCGTCGAGAGGTGGCAGGTCGAGTCGTATCTTGAAATCTCAACCGACGGCGTTGACAAACTGAGGACCCTGACGGTCATCGAGTGA